The following proteins are encoded in a genomic region of Ornithodoros turicata isolate Travis chromosome 6, ASM3712646v1, whole genome shotgun sequence:
- the LOC135398291 gene encoding uncharacterized protein LOC135398291 isoform X1, translating into MASKRGKTAEKPYTTTRTTRTGMGTTTRSARADQPRRYRLSPQRSPSVTRGAATTRAISRQTTKTQALTEVDVDDRDTRRKQAASLKKAIKEVPEAEAPLRALYPDAAVTGVLPGDTVATTAEEDTSEEVEEKEHQEAPQSLQMVFYIGLLFMLAVCCALLIAFLTSMGKDETESIADTTGPHGGSGSGGSGGGGHGQPATTTDEAIHHYEPDGTGNSDGRTDVVCIVRTLPENSGRWYGNNFPYQYCTQVVFCCGTLDQRLQGTQEMERMAFLAREHVNVTAVGILIDESYGMVPTMYGLEEALRDPHDFVNIMKTFTDKYKYDRVYYLYRHPHNYTHVMAQGLKRLKEELHARVGITQGMAGLIVPHGMDPYPLNSIGPLLEEHSFLLLQAYRETTLATMFYSKFTIDLIEAYVKGHGGKEYHSMRSRICVMLTPGVDRYKMFDARSVDNISQDAFNMQFPIDKEKDESPCQDYSCERKTTPFFEGSLCQVLEHWFFTIHVRRYHVHNFLCEIWRRTKITCFGVSRSETDDVDNDCNSGRYPTLRAVYDWHPGVCVSDVCKNSARTGFPC; encoded by the exons ATGGCCAGCAAGCGAGGGAAGACAGCTGAAAAGCCTTACACCACCACCAGGACCACCAGGACTGGTATGGGTACCACCACCAGGTCTGCCAGGGCGGACCAGCCTCGGAGGTACAGACTGTCGCCACAGCGGTCACCTTCTGTGACACGAGGTGCCGCAACAACGCGTGCCATTTCAAGACAAACGACAAAGACACAGGCTCTCACCGAAGTAGACGTCGACGACAGGGATACCCGAAGGAAGCAGGCTGCGTCTCTTAAGAAG GCTATAAAGGAGGTACCCGAAGCCGAGGCGCCACTCCGAGCCCTCTACCCGGACGCGGCTGTCACCGGGGTACTACCAGGTGACACGGTAGCGACGACGGCCGAAGAGGACACGAGCGAGGAGGTCGAAGAAAAGGAGCACCAGGAGGCGCCCCAGTCCTTGCAGATGGTTTTCTACATCGGCCTCCTGTTCATGTTGGCCGTGTGCTGCGCCCTACTTATCGCGTTCCTGACATCTATGGGCAAGGACGAAACGGAAAGCATCGCCGATACCACTGGACCTCATGGTGGAAGTGGAAGTGGAGGG TCTGGCGGAGGTGGTCACGGACAACCCGCAACGACTACGGACGAGGCCATTCACCACTACGAGCCCGACGGCACTGGAAACTCTGACGGGCGCACGGACGTGGTGTGCATCGTAAGAACCTTGCCTGAGAACAGCGGCCGGTGGTACGGCAACAATTTCCCCTACCAATACTGCACCCAAGTTGTGTTCTGCTGCGGTACGCTCGACCAGAGACTACAGGGAACTCAAGAAATGGAGCGGATGGCGTTCTTGGCGAGGGAACACGTCAACGTGACAGCGGTAGGAATACTCATCGATGAATCGTATGGAATGGTTCCCACGATGTATGGCCTCGAGGAAGCCCTCCGTGATCCGCATGATTTTGTCAAC ATTATGAAGACTTTCACCGACAAGTACAAGTACGATCGCGTCTACTATCTCTACCGACATCCTCACAATTACACGCACGTCATGGCCCAGGGTCTGAAGAGGCTCAAGGAGGAATTGCATGCGCGTGTTGGCATCACCCAGGGCATGGCCGGCCTCATAGTACCTCATGGAATGGACCCTTACCCACTGAACAGTATCGGACCTCTTCTAGAGGAACATTCATTCTTGCTGCTACAAGCGTACAGAGAGACGACTTTGGCAACGAT gtTCTACAGCAAGTTCACAATCGACCTCATCGAGGCATACGTGAAGGGGCACGGCGGGAAGGAATACCATTCCATGAGATCCCGAATATGCGTCATGCTCACTCCGGGAGTGGACAGGTACAAAATGTTCGACGCACGCAGTGTCGACAACATTTCGCAGGACGCTTTCAACATGCAGTTCCCAATAGACAAAGAGAAGGACGAGAGTCCGTGCCAGGACTACTCGTGCGAAAGAAAAACGACCCCTTTCTTCGAAGGGTCACTTTGTCAAGTCCTTGAGCATTGGTTTTTTACTATCCACGTTCGACGCTATCATGTTCACAACTTCTTGTGCGAGATATGGCGAAGGACAAAGATAACATGTTTCGGCGTATCGAGGTCGGAGACTGACGACGTCGACAACGATTGTAATAGCGGCAGATACCCGACCCTGAGGGCCGTCTACGACTGGCATCCCGGTGTGTGCGTCTCGGATGTTTGCAAGAACAGTGCGAGGACGGGATTTCCGTGCTAA
- the LOC135397226 gene encoding probable dimethyladenosine transferase produces MPKVKTKRNRPHEQGQRQNIAFRTELGQHILKNPLVIASMVEKSAIRPTDVVLEVGPGTGNMTVKLLEKAKKVVACEVDTRLVAELQKRVQGTHLQQKLQVLVGDVLRSELPFFDLCVANLPYQISSPFVFKLLLHRPFFRCAILMFQREFAQRLVAKPGDKLYCRLSINTQLLARVDLIMKVGKNNFRPPPKVESNVVRLEPRNPPPPINFTEWDGLLRICFMRKNKTLRASFMTTSVLGLLEKNYKVYCSVNNVSVPQDFSMKEKVEEILAQGGFAEKRARVMDIDDFLSLLSLFNTNDIHFS; encoded by the coding sequence ATGCCTAAAGTTAAAACAAAACGAAATCGGCCTCACGAACAAGGTCAGCGACAGAACATAGCATTCCGGACGGAGCTGGGTCAGCACATCCTCAAAAACCCACTGGTGATTGCGAGCATGGTCGAGAAATCAGCCATTCGGCCTACAGACGTCGTACTCGAAGTTGGTCCTGGAACTGGAAACATGACTGTGAAGCTTCTGGAAAAGGCTAAGAAAGTCGTGGCGTGTGAAGTCGATACTAGGCTGGTGGCCGAACTCCAAAAGCGTGTTCAAGGCACGCACCTTCAACAAAAGCTGCAAGTATTGGTCGGTGACGTATTGAGGTCCGAGTTGCCATTCTTTGACCTCTGTGTTGCCAACTTACCCTACCAGATTTCGTCACCGTTTGTGTTCAAGTTGTTACTGCACCGTCCTTTCTTCCGCTGCGCCATCTTAATGTTTCAGCGCGAGTTTGCGCAGAGACTTGTCGCAAAACCCGGTGACAAGTTGTACTGTCGCCTCTCCATCAACACTCAACTTCTGGCACGCGTTGACTTAATCATGAAGGTCGGTAAAAACAACTTCAGGCCTCCGCCGAAAGTGGAATCCAACGTCGTTCGTTTGGAACCTCGAAATCCGCCACCCCCTATCAACTTCACTGAGTGGGATGGACTTTTGAGGATATGCTTCATGCGAAAGAACAAGACGTTGAGGGCCTCGTTCATGACGACATCAGTCTTGGGCTTGTTGGAGAAGAACTACAAGGTTTACTGTTCGGTGAACAACGTGAGTGTTCCGCAGGACTTCAGCATGAAGGAAAAGGTCGAAGAAATTCTCGCACAAGGAGGGTTTGCAGAAAAGAGGGCACGCGTTATGGACATTGATGATTTCCTGTCTTTATTGAGTCTGTTCAACACGAATGACATCCACTTTTCGTAA
- the LOC135398291 gene encoding uncharacterized protein LOC135398291 isoform X2: MASKRGKTAEKPYTTTRTTRTGMGTTTRSARADQPRRYRLSPQRSPSVTRGAATTRAISRQTTKTQALTEVDVDDRDTRRKQAASLKKAIKEVPEAEAPLRALYPDAAVTGVLPGDTVATTAEEDTSEEVEEKEHQEAPQSLQMVFYIGLLFMLAVCCALLIAFLTSMGKDETESIADTTGPHGGSGSGGSGGGGHGQPATTTDEAIHHYEPDGTGNSDGRTDVVCIVRTLPENSGRWYGNNFPYQYCTQVVFCCGTLDQRLQGTQEMERMAFLAREHVNVTAVGILIDESYGMVPTMYGLEEALRDPHDFVNGLKRLKEELHARVGITQGMAGLIVPHGMDPYPLNSIGPLLEEHSFLLLQAYRETTLATMFYSKFTIDLIEAYVKGHGGKEYHSMRSRICVMLTPGVDRYKMFDARSVDNISQDAFNMQFPIDKEKDESPCQDYSCERKTTPFFEGSLCQVLEHWFFTIHVRRYHVHNFLCEIWRRTKITCFGVSRSETDDVDNDCNSGRYPTLRAVYDWHPGVCVSDVCKNSARTGFPC, translated from the exons ATGGCCAGCAAGCGAGGGAAGACAGCTGAAAAGCCTTACACCACCACCAGGACCACCAGGACTGGTATGGGTACCACCACCAGGTCTGCCAGGGCGGACCAGCCTCGGAGGTACAGACTGTCGCCACAGCGGTCACCTTCTGTGACACGAGGTGCCGCAACAACGCGTGCCATTTCAAGACAAACGACAAAGACACAGGCTCTCACCGAAGTAGACGTCGACGACAGGGATACCCGAAGGAAGCAGGCTGCGTCTCTTAAGAAG GCTATAAAGGAGGTACCCGAAGCCGAGGCGCCACTCCGAGCCCTCTACCCGGACGCGGCTGTCACCGGGGTACTACCAGGTGACACGGTAGCGACGACGGCCGAAGAGGACACGAGCGAGGAGGTCGAAGAAAAGGAGCACCAGGAGGCGCCCCAGTCCTTGCAGATGGTTTTCTACATCGGCCTCCTGTTCATGTTGGCCGTGTGCTGCGCCCTACTTATCGCGTTCCTGACATCTATGGGCAAGGACGAAACGGAAAGCATCGCCGATACCACTGGACCTCATGGTGGAAGTGGAAGTGGAGGG TCTGGCGGAGGTGGTCACGGACAACCCGCAACGACTACGGACGAGGCCATTCACCACTACGAGCCCGACGGCACTGGAAACTCTGACGGGCGCACGGACGTGGTGTGCATCGTAAGAACCTTGCCTGAGAACAGCGGCCGGTGGTACGGCAACAATTTCCCCTACCAATACTGCACCCAAGTTGTGTTCTGCTGCGGTACGCTCGACCAGAGACTACAGGGAACTCAAGAAATGGAGCGGATGGCGTTCTTGGCGAGGGAACACGTCAACGTGACAGCGGTAGGAATACTCATCGATGAATCGTATGGAATGGTTCCCACGATGTATGGCCTCGAGGAAGCCCTCCGTGATCCGCATGATTTTGTCAAC GGTCTGAAGAGGCTCAAGGAGGAATTGCATGCGCGTGTTGGCATCACCCAGGGCATGGCCGGCCTCATAGTACCTCATGGAATGGACCCTTACCCACTGAACAGTATCGGACCTCTTCTAGAGGAACATTCATTCTTGCTGCTACAAGCGTACAGAGAGACGACTTTGGCAACGAT gtTCTACAGCAAGTTCACAATCGACCTCATCGAGGCATACGTGAAGGGGCACGGCGGGAAGGAATACCATTCCATGAGATCCCGAATATGCGTCATGCTCACTCCGGGAGTGGACAGGTACAAAATGTTCGACGCACGCAGTGTCGACAACATTTCGCAGGACGCTTTCAACATGCAGTTCCCAATAGACAAAGAGAAGGACGAGAGTCCGTGCCAGGACTACTCGTGCGAAAGAAAAACGACCCCTTTCTTCGAAGGGTCACTTTGTCAAGTCCTTGAGCATTGGTTTTTTACTATCCACGTTCGACGCTATCATGTTCACAACTTCTTGTGCGAGATATGGCGAAGGACAAAGATAACATGTTTCGGCGTATCGAGGTCGGAGACTGACGACGTCGACAACGATTGTAATAGCGGCAGATACCCGACCCTGAGGGCCGTCTACGACTGGCATCCCGGTGTGTGCGTCTCGGATGTTTGCAAGAACAGTGCGAGGACGGGATTTCCGTGCTAA
- the LOC135397227 gene encoding COA8 family protein CBG23705, mitochondrial-like, protein MKGMKRLFSSLLKNNKTAAVKVRTEDDVISAADVTRLRSASTFVSPPHPVSNLREVLLRVPGDESKAEAEFRQMTASLHSWNQAYWEQHNQAFRSEKELYTKRKLEELKKEGIVKESLTAEEMAEFYRHFLNDNHKKHMMYNWTWYGKNFGLLWPALRASWSSLQRQGFGFRIKKI, encoded by the exons ATGAAAGGTATGAAGAGACTCTTCAGCAGTTTACTAAAAAAC AACAAAACAGCTGCAGTAAAAGTACGGACTGAGGACGATGTCATCAGCGCAGCAGATGTAACTAGACTTAGGAGTGCTTCAACGTTTGTGTCCCCACCGCACCCGGTTTCAAACCTCAGAGAAGTCCTGTTGCGAGTTCCAGGGGACGAATCGAAAGCAGAAGCAGAATTTCGACAAATGACAGCATCTCTTCACTCGTGGAACCAGGCATACTGGGAACAACACAATCAGGCTTTCCGCTCT GAGAAAGAGCTatacacaaaaagaaaattggAGGAGTTAAAGAAAGAGGGGATTGTGAAAGAGTCCCTAACAGCAGAGGAAATGGCGGAATTCTACAGGCACTTCCTGAACGATAATCACAAGAAACACATGATGTACAACTG GACCTGGTATGGTAAAAACTTTGGACTTCTGTGGCCGGCGCTCAGGGCCAGCTGGAGTAGTCTGCAACGACAGGGATTTGGCTTTCGTATTAAGAAGATATAG